From one Triticum aestivum cultivar Chinese Spring chromosome 4B, IWGSC CS RefSeq v2.1, whole genome shotgun sequence genomic stretch:
- the LOC123094683 gene encoding L-aminoadipate-semialdehyde dehydrogenase-phosphopantetheinyl transferase, which translates to MEEEHSGGVRRRWLVDVARWRPSPTQFQAAAALLPPHHRHAIARFVKEEDRKRALISRLLQHSLVHRVLGIPFHQIHICRTTEGKPYLKNSPPAFRNFNFNTSHQGDYVGIASELLCLVGLDIVCISKPQGETTVEFLKNFSSYLTDHEWNCIGRAAGSIEMLSEFYRYWCLKEAFVKAVGAGVGFGLHRLEFHHVEWSNISVYIDGIESRKWRFCLFKLDEIHLASIAKGHPEDAIHSFKTTLSNVVVEDEEFYAALEIPEETVTLQTVEQLTQL; encoded by the exons ATGGAGGAGGAGCacagcggcggggtgcggcggagGTGGCTCGTCGACGTCGCCCGCTGGCGCCCCTCCCCGACGCAGTTCCAAGCCGCGGCTGCCCTCCTGCCGCCGCACCACCGCCATGCCATCGCCAG GTTCGTCAAGGAGGAAGACAGGAAACGAGCGCTCATCAGCCGGCTGCTCCAGCACTCGCTTGTGCACCGTGTTCTTGGCATCCCATTCCACCAAATTCACATATGCCGAACAACTGAAGGGAAGCCGTATCTG AAGAATAGCCCTCCGGCCTTCAGAAACTTTAATTTCAACACATCGCATCAGGGTGACTACGTAGGCATAGCATCAGAGCTGCTTTGCCTTGTTGGCCTTGATATTGTGTGTATCTCTAAGCCTCAGGGAGAAACCACCGTGGAATTCCTTAAGAATTTCTCTTCATACCTCACAGACCATGAGTGGAACTGCATTGGTCGCGCTGCCGGTTCCATTGAGATGTTATCAGAGTTCTACAG GTACTGGTGTCTCAAAGAAGCATTTGTTAAAGCTGTAGGCGCTGGGGTTGGATTTGGGCTGCATCGCTTGGAATTCCACCATGTTGAATGGAGTAACATCTCTGTCTACATTGACGGGATAGAGTCTAGGAAATGGAGGTTCTGCCTTTTCAAGCTTGATGAAATACATTTG GCGTCCATAGCGAAAGGGCATCCGGAGGATGCTATACACAGCTTCAAGACAACATTGTCTAATGTGGTTGTTGAGGATGAAGAATTTTATGCTGCACTAGAGATCCCAGAAGAAACTGTCACGCTACAGACAGTGGAGCAACTTACACAATTATAA